The genomic stretch ACCCTGCGACAGCTCCTTGGGGTTACAGATGATGCCGCCTTTGGCACCGCCCAGAGGCACGTCAGCAAGGGCTACTTTCCATGTCATCCATGCACTCAGCGCCCGTACAGTGTCAATCGTCTCCTCGGGATGGAATCGGATGCCGCCCTTGGCAGGTCCCCTGGCGTCATTATATTGTACGCGGAAGCCCTCGAATATCTTGATCGAGCCGTTGTCCATGCGAACCGGAAGGGACACATGGAGTTCCCGCATCGGGGTCTTGAGGAATTCCGTCACATGAGGTTCGAGTTTCAGTATGCTCGCGCATTTGTCCACTTGCCTTTGAACGATTTCGAATGGATTGATCTCTGACATTTGTTCTACTCCTTTCTGTTTCTCTCCGCACAACCATTGGAGTGGCCGCGCAGGATTATTCCTTAGGATCTTTCTACCACTGCTACTGGTTCATTTCAGCAGTTCTTCGAATACGGTCAACGCCTTATAGTCAACAACCGCACTCATGGCTTTGTTATCGGCCTGGATTCCGACTTCCTCGGCCGCGGCGATCGGATTCATACCGCCGATGAGGATCATGCCTACTTTGTTAAGATCAACCGGGGTTTCGCACACCGATTCGCTGGTGGTGCCCATCATCAGCACTCCGTGCAGACCTGCTTCTTTCAAGCCGGCGATAGCCTTTTCCACAATGGGGCGGCAAACGGCGGGAATTTCCCGGAAATTCGCCAGTATTTTCCCGTTGCCCTGCTTGGCTGCCTGGCCCACCGAAGTCATCTTTCCCCGGATGAAGATTTCGGATGGATCGAGAGAGGAGCCGGCATAATGAACAAGCTCCACGAAACGAAGTGGAAGGCGATTACGAATTTGAAGAATGCCCCCAAAACGGGAATCCATCGGAATGCCGGATTTGAGCAGCACGCCATTGATAAGCACGCTGCATATTGTGCCGAATCCGATCTTGCCGGCGGGTATAACCATGTCGCCCAGACGCTCCCCCTCCGATACTACAACTACCCGGTCTCCAGCGCACAGTCCGGCTCGAAATGCCGGAGTCATGGCGGCAAGAGCCTTGCTGAACTTCTCTTTAGGGAACAGGGACACATTTACCGGCACTAATCCGGATCTCGATTTCAGATCGAAACTGGTCTGGAAGGCCCGCATTTCGATTCTGGATAGCGCCAATCCTACCTTGTCCCGCACCAGAGCGCTGGCAATCTCTTCCCTGCCATGGTCGGTAACAAGCCTTCCATCACGGCCCACCAAGCGGGTCAAGCCCCTTTCATCAGTGAGTTTGAGGTGGTATCGAACGCCTCGTTCGGTCAGGTCTATCCCATAGTCGCACAAGCGCCGTGCCACGATGCGCGCCCCGACGGGTTCTTGAGATTCGCTGACGATTCTCAGAATGGCTAAAACCTTGCGCTCAACTTCCTGGGTTTCTGTCCCGATCAATTGCCAACTCCTGATCTGATTTAGCGAAAACGAATACGGTAATATTTTGCCGATCAAACGGCAACCCATTGCCGTTTAAACCGGAGTGATAATACCATTTCTGACCGGCGGGTGTCAATATCGATACCGTAACATAGGCTTTTATGAGTGGGTTGTAATCGGTAATGGTGATGTTAAATCGGTAATATTGCCGTATAAATGGCTTGATGACGCACGGTTTTATGTGATTCCGGCAATGCGGCAATGTTTTCGGCAATTGACAAGCGGTTATCCGCGCACTAAAATCAGCAGTTGTGGCACATGGAGTCGAGAGAAAACGATCGGCAATTCTGGAAATCCTGCGAGCCAGTGAAAAGCCGCTCAGCAGCTCAAAGATAGCCGAAGAGCTTCTGTCGCGAGGGTTAGACGTCAGCGAGCGGACGGTGCGCCTGTATCTGCAGCAGATGGACCATGAAGGACTGACGAGCAGCCTGGGCAAACGCGGCCGCATCATCAGCGGCAGGGGATTGGACGAACTGGACTCTTCCCGGACCATCGAGCGAGTGGGTTTTTTGTCCGCCAAAATCGATCGAATGACCTACGGCATGAAGTTCGATCTGACCAATAGAACAGGGGCAGTGGTCATCAACGTCACGCTGGTGGATCCCAGGGAATTCGCCAAGCGCGTCGATATGATTAGTAAGGTATATGAAGAAGGCTATGCAATGGGCCATCTTCTGGCGCTCCTGGAGCCATTGGAACATGTCGGACATATCTCTGTGCCGGGGGATATGATAGGAATAGGCACGGTATGTTCCATCACTCTGAACGGCGTGTTGCTCAAATACGGCGTTCCCACCAACTCTCGTTTCGGCGGGCTTCTGGAACTCAAGGACAAGAAGCCGACCCGCTTTGTCGAAATCATCACCTACGATGGAACCAGCATCGATCCCCTTGAGGTTTTCATCCGCAGCGGCATGACGGACTACGTGGGCGCTATCAAAAACGGCAATGGGCGAATCGGCGCGAGCTTCCGCGAATTTCCGGCGGAGAGCCGTGATCTGGTGGAGGAACTGGCGCTCAAGCTGCAGAAGGTGGGCCTGGGCGGGTTTATGAAGATCGGACGCCCGGGTCAAACACTTCTGGAAATACCGGTGAGCGAAGGGAGAGCCGGGGCAATCGTCATCGGCGGGCTCAATCCGATGGCGATCCTTGAGGAGACGGGGTTACGCACCTATTGCAGAGCGATGGCCGGACTCATCGACTTCAACCGGCTGTTCCACTACAAAGAGCTGAAAAGTCGCATTCAGGCCTACATTTGAGGTCGAGTGATATCCTAAGGAGAATCAGCCTCTTTGAACTTGTAGCCCACATTCCGCACTGTCTGAACGAAGGAATGGTCGGCGTCTTCGATCTTGCTGCGTAATCTTCTGATATGCACATCTACCGTACGATCGCCGCCGTAGTAGTCGTATCCCCAGACCTTGTCCAGGAGAATCTGGCGATTGAGCACCCTGCCCTTATTGCTGACCAGAACCTTGAGCAACTCGTATTCCTTGAAGGATAAGTCTATTATCCTGCCGGCGACAGACACTTCATACTTGACCAGATCGATCATCAGGTCGCCGTGCTTAATCAGACTTTCGCTCTCAATGTTGCTCTTTCGCAGCAACACGTTCTTGATCCTGGCCAGCATTTCCACAGGTTTGCAGGGTTTGACGGCGAAGTCATCAATGGCCAGCGTGAAACCAAAATCCCCGAGGGCGTCCTCGGACAGAAGGATGATGATAGGCAACCGGGTTTCTGTCTTCAGCCGTCGTGAAAATGCCAGCCCGTCGGCAATGCCCCGGAAGGCGTCCATGTCCAGGATGAGTAGATTTGGGTTTTCTTCTCCGATCGTCACAATAGCCTCTCTGCTATACGGAATGCGCACGCAGTCGAGGTTTCCGGACTGAAGTGCCGAAGAGAGCTCTCTCATCAGGGCATTATCGTCGGTAAGGATGAATATTCTGGCGCGGGTTGTTTTTGGCATTTCCAAGGTCCTGTAAGTAGGGGCTACGGCAAGCCCCTACTTAATTGGTTATTATATTACCACAAAATCAGTGAGCCTGTGTCGCTTCGATCCCTTTGGGGGAAAGATCCGAGCATCTTCTGCCTTCACATACTGCTGAGTGTAGCTGGCGGACTCAGCCGTTGCCTGTAAAGCCGAAAGAGAT from Dehalococcoidia bacterium encodes the following:
- a CDS encoding NrpR regulatory domain-containing protein, producing MIGTETQEVERKVLAILRIVSESQEPVGARIVARRLCDYGIDLTERGVRYHLKLTDERGLTRLVGRDGRLVTDHGREEIASALVRDKVGLALSRIEMRAFQTSFDLKSRSGLVPVNVSLFPKEKFSKALAAMTPAFRAGLCAGDRVVVVSEGERLGDMVIPAGKIGFGTICSVLINGVLLKSGIPMDSRFGGILQIRNRLPLRFVELVHYAGSSLDPSEIFIRGKMTSVGQAAKQGNGKILANFREIPAVCRPIVEKAIAGLKEAGLHGVLMMGTTSESVCETPVDLNKVGMILIGGMNPIAAAEEVGIQADNKAMSAVVDYKALTVFEELLK
- a CDS encoding NrpR regulatory domain-containing protein; its protein translation is MAHGVERKRSAILEILRASEKPLSSSKIAEELLSRGLDVSERTVRLYLQQMDHEGLTSSLGKRGRIISGRGLDELDSSRTIERVGFLSAKIDRMTYGMKFDLTNRTGAVVINVTLVDPREFAKRVDMISKVYEEGYAMGHLLALLEPLEHVGHISVPGDMIGIGTVCSITLNGVLLKYGVPTNSRFGGLLELKDKKPTRFVEIITYDGTSIDPLEVFIRSGMTDYVGAIKNGNGRIGASFREFPAESRDLVEELALKLQKVGLGGFMKIGRPGQTLLEIPVSEGRAGAIVIGGLNPMAILEETGLRTYCRAMAGLIDFNRLFHYKELKSRIQAYI
- a CDS encoding response regulator transcription factor; the encoded protein is MPKTTRARIFILTDDNALMRELSSALQSGNLDCVRIPYSREAIVTIGEENPNLLILDMDAFRGIADGLAFSRRLKTETRLPIIILLSEDALGDFGFTLAIDDFAVKPCKPVEMLARIKNVLLRKSNIESESLIKHGDLMIDLVKYEVSVAGRIIDLSFKEYELLKVLVSNKGRVLNRQILLDKVWGYDYYGGDRTVDVHIRRLRSKIEDADHSFVQTVRNVGYKFKEADSP